GAACAAATTCTTGACTCTGAAAATGAAACAACCTCTGATGAGTGATTTAACAGATAAATATAGGAGGAAAGTAAACTTGTCTGAAAAAATAGACATTTATGACGACAGAGGTAAGCTGTTAGAAAGCGGCGTTGACCTTGTAGAAATTGCTCCAACAAGAAACAAAGCAATTCAGAAGATCGTTACCGAAACAAAAAGATCTGTTGCAATCAATCTTGCTGGTATAGAAAAAGCACTCTCAACTGGTAAAATGGGTGGAAAAGGCCGCCAGATACTTGGAAACGAGCTTGACTACGATATTGTAGGAAATGCAGGCGCCATTCAGGACGAGGTACAGAAGCTTGTTCAGGTCAGCGAAGGCGATGATACAAACATAGCAACCCTTGGTGGTGGAAAACAGCTGCTCGTTCAGGTTCCAACAGTCAGGACCACAGCCGGTGCAGATTATGTTTCAGCTGTTACTGTTGGTGCAGCTGCAGTTGTCCAGTCAATCATGAACCAGTTCAACACAGATATTTTTGACGCACCATATGTCAAAGCAGCTGTATGGGGAAGTTATCCTCAGACCATGGATCTTGCAGGCGGAAACGTTGCTTCAATTCTGAGTATTCCACAGAAAAATGAGGGTCTTGGATTCTCTCTAAGAAACATTATGACAAATCACATCGCAGCAATCACACAAAGAAAAGCTATGAATGCTGCTGCTCTATCATCTGTTTATGAACAGGCAGGTATCTATGAGATGGGTAATGCTGTTGGAATGTTTGAAAGGTTCCAGCTGCTTGGATTTGCCTATCAGGGACTTAATGCTAATAACATTGTT
Above is a genomic segment from Methanosalsum zhilinae DSM 4017 containing:
- the mcrB gene encoding coenzyme-B sulfoethylthiotransferase subunit beta — its product is MSEKIDIYDDRGKLLESGVDLVEIAPTRNKAIQKIVTETKRSVAINLAGIEKALSTGKMGGKGRQILGNELDYDIVGNAGAIQDEVQKLVQVSEGDDTNIATLGGGKQLLVQVPTVRTTAGADYVSAVTVGAAAVVQSIMNQFNTDIFDAPYVKAAVWGSYPQTMDLAGGNVASILSIPQKNEGLGFSLRNIMTNHIAAITQRKAMNAAALSSVYEQAGIYEMGNAVGMFERFQLLGFAYQGLNANNIVHEIVKENAKDGTVGTVVQSTVEKALEAGIISVDKTAPSGYNFYKAEDVAMWNACASAGSLAATMVNVGAGRAAQNVSSTLLYFNDILEKETGLPGCDFGKVQGTAVGFSFFSHSIYGGGGPGIFNGNHIVTRHSRGFAIPCVSAAVSLDAGTQMFTIEKTSGLIGDVFGSIKEFREPINAISEAL